The Streptomyces sp. NBC_00344 genome includes a window with the following:
- a CDS encoding IclR family transcriptional regulator — protein MAKNIQSLERAAAMLRLLAGGERRLGLSDIASSLDLAKGTAHGILRTLQHEGFVEQDAASGRYQLGAELLRLGNSYLDVHELRARALVWTDDLARSSGESVYLGVLHQHGVLIVHHVFRPDDSRQVLEVGAMQPLHSSALGKVLSAFDPVAHSEALETERKTFTTRTVSELDAFESLLDMTRARGWAADVEETWEGVASVAAPIHDRRRMPVGAVAVTGAVERVCQEGELRSELVAAVRDCARSVSRDLGASRF, from the coding sequence ATGGCTAAGAACATTCAGTCCCTGGAACGGGCGGCTGCGATGCTGAGGCTGCTCGCGGGCGGCGAGCGACGGCTCGGCCTTTCCGACATCGCCTCCTCACTCGACCTGGCCAAGGGCACGGCCCACGGCATCCTGCGCACCCTTCAGCACGAGGGCTTCGTCGAACAGGACGCGGCATCCGGCCGCTACCAGCTGGGCGCCGAACTGCTCCGGCTCGGCAACAGCTATCTCGATGTGCACGAGCTCCGGGCGCGCGCCCTCGTCTGGACCGACGACCTGGCCCGCTCCAGCGGGGAGAGCGTCTATCTGGGCGTGCTGCACCAGCACGGCGTCCTGATCGTCCACCATGTCTTCCGGCCGGACGACAGCCGGCAGGTGCTGGAGGTCGGGGCCATGCAGCCGCTGCACTCCAGCGCACTGGGCAAGGTGCTCTCGGCCTTCGACCCGGTGGCGCACAGCGAGGCCCTCGAGACCGAGCGCAAGACCTTCACCACGCGCACCGTCAGCGAACTGGACGCGTTCGAGTCCCTGCTCGACATGACCAGGGCGCGCGGCTGGGCCGCCGACGTCGAGGAGACCTGGGAGGGTGTGGCATCGGTGGCCGCTCCCATCCACGACCGCCGCCGGATGCCCGTCGGCGCCGTCGCCGTCACCGGAGCCGTGGAACGGGTCTGCCAGGAGGGCGAACTGCGCTCCGAGCTGGTCGCGGCGGTGCGCGA